A single window of Gambusia affinis linkage group LG18, SWU_Gaff_1.0, whole genome shotgun sequence DNA harbors:
- the corin gene encoding atrial natriuretic peptide-converting enzyme isoform X1: MLSAPRETFPGVTFSGAPAEAGMDQGACPKELGSSNQLRLLLLYILVPTVSLLGALLLLLLGLALTGIFGAAPLDSRPLLSNSSHGYHGNSTASPSKASSSVRSQVVHVAYSQSTPAAPPASQAPPTGLPDWLASVTSLSTAGPASSSTPAPDAGRCQLVLEPQCHMLPYNQTWLSSSVAVVKSSEVDMLLRFFSYLSRLSCYRHILLFGCSLALPECLEADGTDSRKVVLPCSWFCEAAREGCEPVLQMFNASWPDFLRCSQFNQNASSPPSPSPVATSSLTSPACFSPRQVKGKPSVCGGKDNFLCATGICVPQKLVCNGYNDCDDWSDETHCECPDEEFRCNTGRCLSPVLVCDGYDDCGDLSDELNCVCDLSQEHRCGDGRCVSRDWICDGDHDCLDKSDETNCSCRSQGLLECRNGQCVPAAFRCDGEDDCKDGSDEEHCSREQNPSSCLPSQPGCSSSSCPACGAGPVACDPRSNNCSRCEPITLELCMNLPYNQTSFPNFLGHLSQRESSVSWESSLFPALVQTGCYQYLMFYACTLLVPKCDPLSLQKVPPCRSLCRSAKEKCESVLGIVGLQWPEDSDCSQFPEDGGNSTCLLPEDGVDECSPSHFKCRSGRCVLATKRCDGHLDCDDHSDEDSCGCSERALWECPGSTLCIKPTMICDGFPDCPLQVDEANCSACRDNELACNNHQCVHRTLWCDGTKHCSDSSDEWNCVSLSDRSGSVLTVFKTAAEYQVCADEWNPDLSRLTCNQLGLGAPSSVSMVPDQPGVPGRRRWLHVHPEWNLRNGSALQARLEKRSHACHSRRRVSVSCSRPECGLRPALALRPHRKKRILGGRVSRRGAWPWQCSLQSGQSGHVCGCVLIGRRWALTVAHCFEGRESAELWKVVLGLTNLDHPGAHSQTRGVRSIVVHPRYNRAVVDYDISVVQLDSEVEETAHVRPVCLPRPGQLPTPDSYCYITGWGHMGNRMPFKLQEGEVRIISMAQCQSYFDMKTITPRMLCAGYEAGTVDSCMGDSGGPLVCEEDEGLRWTLFGLTSWGSVCFSKVLGPGVYSNVTHFTAWIQQQIYVHSFLSD; this comes from the exons GTATTTTTGGCGCCGCCCCCCTGGACTCCAGGCCCCTCCTCTCCAACAGCAGCCatggttaccatggcaacagcacaGCGTCCCCCTCCAAGGCCTCGTCCTCGGTGAGGAGCCAGGTGGTTCACGTCGCGTACAGCCAGAGCACACCTGCAGCTCCGCCCGCCTCTCAGGCTCCGCCCACCGGGCTTCCTGATTGGCTGGCCTCCGTGACATCACTGAGCACCGCCGGGCCGGCCAGCAGCTCCACCCCGGCGCCAGACGCAG GTCGGTGTCAGCTGGTCCTGGAGCCTCAGTGCCACATGCTGCCCTACAATCAGACCTGGCTGTCCTCCTCCGTCGCCGTGGTGAAGAGTTCAGAGGTCGACATGTTGCTAAG GTTCTTCAGCTACCTCAGCAGACTCTCCTGCTACAGACACATCCTGCTGTTCGGCTGTTCGCTGGCGCTGCCCGAGTGTCTGGAGGCCGACGGGACCGACAGCAG GAAGGTGGTTCTGCCCTGCTCGTGGTTCTGTGAGGCGGCCAGAGAAGGCTGTGAACCCGTCCTGCAGATGTTTAACGCCTCCTGGCCCGACTTCCTGCGATGCTCCCAGTTTAACCAGAACGCCTCGTCACCTCCATCGCCGTCGCCCGTGGCAACCAGCAGCCTCACGTCTCCTGCCTGTTTCTCACCTCGTCAAGTCAAAGGGAAACCCT CTGTCTGCGGTGGGAAGGACAACTTCCTGTGTGCGACTGGAATTTGTGTCCCTCAGAAACTGGTGTGCAACGGTTACAACGACTGTGACGACTGGAGCGACGAGACACACTGCG AATGTCCTGATGAAGAGTTTCGGTGCAACACGGGCCGCTGCCTGAGTCCGGTTCTGGTCTGTGATGGTTATGACGACTGTGGAGATCTGAGCGACGAACTGAACTGTG tgtgtgacCTGTCCCAGGAGCACCGCTGTGGGGACGGACGCTGCGTCTCCAGGGACTGGATCTGTGACGGAGACCACGACTGCCTGGACAAAAGTGATGAGACCAACTGCT CCTGTAGGAGCCAGGGCCTGCTGGAGTGCAGGAACGGTCAGTGCGTTCCCGCGGCTTTCCGCTGCGACGGCGAGGACGACTGCAAGGACGGCAGCGACGAAGAGCACTGCAGCCGGGAGCAGA ACCCGTCCAGCTGCCTCCCCAGTCAGCCTGGCTGCAGTTCCTCCTCCTGTCCAGCATGTGGAGCCGGTCCCGTCGCCTGTGATCCCCGGAGCAACAACTGCT CGCGCTGTGAGCCCATCACCCTGGAATTGTGCATGAACCTTCCCTACAACCAGACCAGCTTCCCAAACTTCCTGGGCCACCTGTCCCAGAGAGAGAGCTCCGTGTCCTGGGAGTCGTCCCTGTTCCCGGCGCTGGTCCAGACGGGCTGCTACCAGTACCTGATGTTCTACGCCTGCACCCTGCTGGTCCCTAAGTGCGACCCGCTCAGCCTGCAGAAGGTGCCCCCCTGCAG GTCGCTGTGCCGCAGCGCCAAGGAGAAGTGTGAGTCGGTGCTCGGCATTGTGGGTCTGCAGTGGCCTGAGGACTCCGACTGCAGCCAGTTCCCAGAGGATGGAGGAAACTCCACCTGCCTGCTGCCGGAGGACGGAGTCGACG aGTGCTCCCCCAGCCACTTCAAGTGTCGGTCCGGCCGCTGCGTCCTGGCGACCAAGCGCTGCGACGGACACCTGGACTGTGACGACCACAGCGACGAGGACAGCTGCG GCTGCTCTGAGCGCGCTCTGTGGGAGTGTCCCGGCAGCACGCTCTGCATCAAGCCCACCATGATCTGTGACGGCTTCCCAGactgccccctgcaggtggaCGAAGCCAACTGCT CCGCCTGCAGGGACAACGAACTGGCCTGTAACAACCACCAGTGTGTCCATCGGACCCTGTGGTGCGACGGGACCAAGCATTGCTCTGACAGCTCTGATGAGTGGAACTGTG TCTCTCTGTCGGATCGGtccggttctgttctgaccGTGTTTAAGACGGCAGCAGAGTATCAGGTCTGTGCCGACGAGTGGAACCCGGACCTGAGCAGACTGACCTGCAACCAGCTGGGACTAGG GGCCCCGTCCTCGGTGTCCATGGTCCCTGACCAGCCTGGAGTACCGGGCCGTCGCCGTTGGTTACACGTCCATCCAGAGTGGAACCTCAGAAACGGTTCTGCTCTGCAGGCCCGACTGGAGAAGAGAAG CCACGCCTGCCACTCCAGGAGGAGAGTTTCTGTCAGCTGCTCCAGACCAG AGTGTGGTCTGCGTCCGGCGCTGGCCCTCCGTCCTCACAGGAAGAAACGGATCCTGGGGGGCCGGGTGTCAAGACGCGGGGCGTGGCCCTGGCAGTGCTCGCTGCAGAGCGGTCAGAGCGGACACGTGTGCGGCTGCGTCCTGATTGGCCGGCGGTGGGCTCTGACCGTGGCTCACTGCTTCGAGGG GAGGGAGAGCGCGGAGCTGTGGAAGGTGGTTCTGGGCCTGACCAACCTGGACCACCCCGGCGCCCACAGCCAGACCCGCGGCGTTCGCTCCATCGTCGTCCATCCGCGCTACAACCGGGCCGTGGTGGACTACGACATCAGCGTGGTGCAGCTGGACTCTGAg GTGGAGGAGACGGCCCACGTCAGGCCGGTGTGTCTGCCGCGGCCGGGTCAGCTGCCGACCCCGGACTCCTACTGCTACATCACCGGCTGGGGTCACATGGGCAACCGGA TGCCCTTCAAGCTCCAGGAAGGCGAGGTCCGCATCATCTCCATGGCGCAGTGCCAGTCCTACTTCGACATGAAGACTATAACTCCCAGGATGCTTTGTGCCGGATATGAAGCCGGAACCGTGGACTCCTGCATG GGCGACAGCGGCGGCCCGCTGGTGTGCGAGGAAGACGAGGGTCTCCGCTGGACGCTCTTCGGCCTGACGTCCTGGGGCAGCGTCTGCTTCAGCAAGGTGTTGGGGCCCGGCGTCTACAGCAACGTGACCCACTTCACCGCCTGGATCCAGCAGCAGATCTACGTTCACAGCTTCCTGTCCGACTGA
- the corin gene encoding atrial natriuretic peptide-converting enzyme isoform X2 yields MLSAPRETFPGVTFSGAPAEAGMDQGACPKELGSSNQLRLLLLYILVPTVSLLGALLLLLLGLALTGIFGAAPLDSRPLLSNSSHGYHGNSTASPSKASSSVRSQVVHVAYSQSTPAAPPASQAPPTGLPDWLASVTSLSTAGPASSSTPAPDAGRCQLVLEPQCHMLPYNQTWLSSSVAVVKSSEVDMLLRFFSYLSRLSCYRHILLFGCSLALPECLEADGTDSRKVVLPCSWFCEAAREGCEPVLQMFNASWPDFLRCSQFNQNASSPPSPSPVATSSLTSPACFSPRQVKGKPSVCGGKDNFLCATGICVPQKLVCNGYNDCDDWSDETHCECPDEEFRCNTGRCLSPVLVCDGYDDCGDLSDELNCVCDLSQEHRCGDGRCVSRDWICDGDHDCLDKSDETNCSCRSQGLLECRNGQCVPAAFRCDGEDDCKDGSDEEHCSREQNPSSCLPSQPGCSSSSCPACGAGPVACDPRSNNCSRCEPITLELCMNLPYNQTSFPNFLGHLSQRESSVSWESSLFPALVQTGCYQYLMFYACTLLVPKCDPLSLQKVPPCRSLCRSAKEKCESVLGIVGLQWPEDSDCSQFPEDGGNSTCLLPEDGVDECSPSHFKCRSGRCVLATKRCDGHLDCDDHSDEDSCGCSERALWECPGSTLCIKPTMICDGFPDCPLQVDEANCSACRDNELACNNHQCVHRTLWCDGTKHCSDSSDEWNCVSLSDRSGSVLTVFKTAAEYQVCADEWNPDLSRLTCNQLGLGAPSSVSMVPDQPGVPGRRRWLHVHPEWNLRNGSALQARLEKRSHACHSRRRVSVSCSRPECGLRPALALRPHRKKRILGGRVSRRGAWPWQCSLQSGQSGHVCGCVLIGRRWALTVAHCFEGRESAELWKVVLGLTNLDHPGAHSQTRGVRSIVVHPRYNRAVVDYDISVVQLDSEVEETAHVRPVCLPRPGQLPTPDSYCYITGWGHMGNRMPFKLQEGEVRIISMAQCQSYFDMKTITPRMLCAGYEAGTVDSCMVPEALSRLF; encoded by the exons GTATTTTTGGCGCCGCCCCCCTGGACTCCAGGCCCCTCCTCTCCAACAGCAGCCatggttaccatggcaacagcacaGCGTCCCCCTCCAAGGCCTCGTCCTCGGTGAGGAGCCAGGTGGTTCACGTCGCGTACAGCCAGAGCACACCTGCAGCTCCGCCCGCCTCTCAGGCTCCGCCCACCGGGCTTCCTGATTGGCTGGCCTCCGTGACATCACTGAGCACCGCCGGGCCGGCCAGCAGCTCCACCCCGGCGCCAGACGCAG GTCGGTGTCAGCTGGTCCTGGAGCCTCAGTGCCACATGCTGCCCTACAATCAGACCTGGCTGTCCTCCTCCGTCGCCGTGGTGAAGAGTTCAGAGGTCGACATGTTGCTAAG GTTCTTCAGCTACCTCAGCAGACTCTCCTGCTACAGACACATCCTGCTGTTCGGCTGTTCGCTGGCGCTGCCCGAGTGTCTGGAGGCCGACGGGACCGACAGCAG GAAGGTGGTTCTGCCCTGCTCGTGGTTCTGTGAGGCGGCCAGAGAAGGCTGTGAACCCGTCCTGCAGATGTTTAACGCCTCCTGGCCCGACTTCCTGCGATGCTCCCAGTTTAACCAGAACGCCTCGTCACCTCCATCGCCGTCGCCCGTGGCAACCAGCAGCCTCACGTCTCCTGCCTGTTTCTCACCTCGTCAAGTCAAAGGGAAACCCT CTGTCTGCGGTGGGAAGGACAACTTCCTGTGTGCGACTGGAATTTGTGTCCCTCAGAAACTGGTGTGCAACGGTTACAACGACTGTGACGACTGGAGCGACGAGACACACTGCG AATGTCCTGATGAAGAGTTTCGGTGCAACACGGGCCGCTGCCTGAGTCCGGTTCTGGTCTGTGATGGTTATGACGACTGTGGAGATCTGAGCGACGAACTGAACTGTG tgtgtgacCTGTCCCAGGAGCACCGCTGTGGGGACGGACGCTGCGTCTCCAGGGACTGGATCTGTGACGGAGACCACGACTGCCTGGACAAAAGTGATGAGACCAACTGCT CCTGTAGGAGCCAGGGCCTGCTGGAGTGCAGGAACGGTCAGTGCGTTCCCGCGGCTTTCCGCTGCGACGGCGAGGACGACTGCAAGGACGGCAGCGACGAAGAGCACTGCAGCCGGGAGCAGA ACCCGTCCAGCTGCCTCCCCAGTCAGCCTGGCTGCAGTTCCTCCTCCTGTCCAGCATGTGGAGCCGGTCCCGTCGCCTGTGATCCCCGGAGCAACAACTGCT CGCGCTGTGAGCCCATCACCCTGGAATTGTGCATGAACCTTCCCTACAACCAGACCAGCTTCCCAAACTTCCTGGGCCACCTGTCCCAGAGAGAGAGCTCCGTGTCCTGGGAGTCGTCCCTGTTCCCGGCGCTGGTCCAGACGGGCTGCTACCAGTACCTGATGTTCTACGCCTGCACCCTGCTGGTCCCTAAGTGCGACCCGCTCAGCCTGCAGAAGGTGCCCCCCTGCAG GTCGCTGTGCCGCAGCGCCAAGGAGAAGTGTGAGTCGGTGCTCGGCATTGTGGGTCTGCAGTGGCCTGAGGACTCCGACTGCAGCCAGTTCCCAGAGGATGGAGGAAACTCCACCTGCCTGCTGCCGGAGGACGGAGTCGACG aGTGCTCCCCCAGCCACTTCAAGTGTCGGTCCGGCCGCTGCGTCCTGGCGACCAAGCGCTGCGACGGACACCTGGACTGTGACGACCACAGCGACGAGGACAGCTGCG GCTGCTCTGAGCGCGCTCTGTGGGAGTGTCCCGGCAGCACGCTCTGCATCAAGCCCACCATGATCTGTGACGGCTTCCCAGactgccccctgcaggtggaCGAAGCCAACTGCT CCGCCTGCAGGGACAACGAACTGGCCTGTAACAACCACCAGTGTGTCCATCGGACCCTGTGGTGCGACGGGACCAAGCATTGCTCTGACAGCTCTGATGAGTGGAACTGTG TCTCTCTGTCGGATCGGtccggttctgttctgaccGTGTTTAAGACGGCAGCAGAGTATCAGGTCTGTGCCGACGAGTGGAACCCGGACCTGAGCAGACTGACCTGCAACCAGCTGGGACTAGG GGCCCCGTCCTCGGTGTCCATGGTCCCTGACCAGCCTGGAGTACCGGGCCGTCGCCGTTGGTTACACGTCCATCCAGAGTGGAACCTCAGAAACGGTTCTGCTCTGCAGGCCCGACTGGAGAAGAGAAG CCACGCCTGCCACTCCAGGAGGAGAGTTTCTGTCAGCTGCTCCAGACCAG AGTGTGGTCTGCGTCCGGCGCTGGCCCTCCGTCCTCACAGGAAGAAACGGATCCTGGGGGGCCGGGTGTCAAGACGCGGGGCGTGGCCCTGGCAGTGCTCGCTGCAGAGCGGTCAGAGCGGACACGTGTGCGGCTGCGTCCTGATTGGCCGGCGGTGGGCTCTGACCGTGGCTCACTGCTTCGAGGG GAGGGAGAGCGCGGAGCTGTGGAAGGTGGTTCTGGGCCTGACCAACCTGGACCACCCCGGCGCCCACAGCCAGACCCGCGGCGTTCGCTCCATCGTCGTCCATCCGCGCTACAACCGGGCCGTGGTGGACTACGACATCAGCGTGGTGCAGCTGGACTCTGAg GTGGAGGAGACGGCCCACGTCAGGCCGGTGTGTCTGCCGCGGCCGGGTCAGCTGCCGACCCCGGACTCCTACTGCTACATCACCGGCTGGGGTCACATGGGCAACCGGA TGCCCTTCAAGCTCCAGGAAGGCGAGGTCCGCATCATCTCCATGGCGCAGTGCCAGTCCTACTTCGACATGAAGACTATAACTCCCAGGATGCTTTGTGCCGGATATGAAGCCGGAACCGTGGACTCCTGCATGGTACCAGAAGCTCTCAGTAG attGTTCTGA
- the LOC122820886 gene encoding sodium/hydrogen exchanger 9B2, translated as MMDEEATKRYVRPTEDGPHQNPAQSKSQGHQEEREVTVLPRRRTDEDEMRTLDSSSSCCLRLKDRFLPPIGFLNLLLTKAFLLVLLFGTVWSITGPECLPGGNLFGIVILFVCSVLGGKLLGLVQLPSLPPFPPLLGMLLAGLLLRNVPYVSAAVFIAPRWSAALRNVALSVILTRAGLGLNPSALRRLKAVCVRVAVGPCVLEACVVALVSHFLLHLPWIWGFILGFVLAAVSPAVVVPSMLLLQREGYGVEKGIPTLLMAAGSFDDILAITGFSTCLGIAFSTGSTWMNILKGLLEVVGGVAAGLILGLFLCLFPSSDQEDLVLRRTLLLVGLSVFSVFFSHVVGFAGAGGLCTLVLSFLAALGWKTDKAPVAAMVGRCWDVFQPLLFGLIGAEITVTSLNPGTVGMGVACILIGLLVRLLVTFLLVHLGGFTLKEKLFIAVAWLPKATVQAAIGSKALDLARDEGDETLIQFGLDVLTLAVLAILITAPIGALGIGLAGPRLLARQVKGETEREAPPTSPDAPAEEKSHVINESKV; from the exons atgatggatgaaGAAGCTACAAAGCGCTACGTTCGGCCCACAGAGGACGGGCCGCACCAGAACCCGGCTCAG agTAAATCTCAGGGTCaccaggaggagagagaggtCACCGTTTTGCCACGCAGGAGGACAGACGAGGACGAG ATGAGGACGTTGGACTCGTCTTCGTCCTGCTGCCTCAGACTGAAGGATCGATTTCTGCCACCAATCGGTTTCCTCAACCTGCTGCTCACTAAAG CgttcctgctggttctgctgttcGGAACCGTCTGGTCCATAACGGGTCCAGAGTGTCTTCCTGGAGGGAACCTGTTTGGGATCGTCATCCTGTTTGTCTGCTCCGTCCTGGGGGGGAAGCTGTTGGGTTTGGTCCAGCTGCCCTCGCTGCCTCCCTTCCCTCCGCTGCTGG ggaTGCTGCTGGCCGGCCTGCTGCTGCGTAACGTTCCCTACGTCAGCGCCGCCGTCTTCATCGCCCCCCGCTGGTCCGCGGCTCTGAGGAACGTGGCGCTGTCCGTCATCCTGACCAGAGCCGGACTGGGCCTCAACCCCTCG GCGCTGCGCCGCCTCAAAGCGGTGTGTGTCCGTGTGGCGGTGGGGCCCTGCGTGCTGGAGGCCTGCGTCGTGGCTCTGGTTTCTCACTTCCTGCTTCACCTGCCCTGGATCTGGGGCTTCATCCTGgg cttCGTTCTGGCCGCTGTGTCTCCGGCGGTCGTTGTTCCTtcaatgctgctgctgcagagggaAGGATACGGAGTGGAGAAG GGAATCCCGACGCTGCTGATGGCTGCTGGGAGTTTTGATGACATCCTGGCCATCACCGGGTTCTCCACCTGCCTGGGAATCGCCTTCTCCACGG GTTCCACCTGGATGAACATCCTCAAAGGTCTGCTGGAGGTGGTGGGCGGAGTCGCAGCCGGACTGATCCTGGGTCTGTTCCTGTGCCTCTTCCCCAGCAGCGACCAG GAGGACCTGGTGCTGCGGCGGACGCTCCTGCTGGTGGGGCTCTCCGTGTTCTCCGTCTTCTTCAGCCATGTCGTTGGCTTCGCCGGCGCCGGCGGCCTCTGTACGCTGGTTCTGTCCTTCCTGGCCGCTCTGGGCTGGAAAACGGACAAG GCGCCGGTGGCGGCCATGGTCGGCCGCTGCTGGGACGTTTTCCAGCCGCTCCTGTTCGGTCTGATTGGAGCTGAGATCACCGTCACGTCGCTGAACCCCGGCACTGTGG GGATGGGCGTGGCCTGCATCCTGATTGGTCTGCTGGTGCGTCTTCTCGTCACCTTCCTGTTGGTCCATCTGGGAGGTTTCACCCTGAAGGAGAAACTCTTCATCGCCGTGGCCTGGCTGCCTAAAGCCACCGTTCAG GCGGCGATCGGCTCCAAGGCGTTGGACCTGGCGCGGGACGAAGGCGATGAGACTTTGATCCAGTTTGGTCTGGACGTGCTAACGCTAGCGGTGCTAGCTATCCTGATCACGGCTCCCATCGGGGCGCTGGGCATTGGACTGGCTGGGCCGCGCCTCCTGGCCcgacaggtcaaag GTGAGACGGAGAGAGAAGCCCCGCCCACCAGCCCCGACGCACCTGCTGAGGAAAAGAGTCACGTGATCAATGAGAGCAAAGTGTGA